GcgatggattaaaaaaaaaaaaaaacttacttgCTGGCCGTATTTAAGAAAGCAATATACTCTTGAATAAGAGAGCTCTGCGCACAAAATTTACAGAAATAAGAATCGAAGTTGGAAGATCCAAAATAGAAGCGCACTATGTTCttagttttttcttcttcttttttttggttCCAAGACTACCTTCAAATTGCAGCTCCATGTACTGAATTTATCAAGTGGAGTGGAAGTTGTTTGCAACTTGTTAGCAGATGTCCCAATGAAAGCTCTTTTGGGAGTAATTGGCTCCAATAAAACTGGGTATGATTGATCCGGGGATGAGAACCCCTCAAGATGTTTTAGATTTACGTTGGTGTCTATAGGGGAAAGAACTTCTCTGGAACTCTTAAATACATATCTCTTCGCTTTAGCTGGGGATGAACCAACACAATTGGCAGAAGAATGCATGGTTGCAATATTATCCTCTTTGTCCAAAGGTTCATctattcaaaagcaaaaatttcaAGCATTAAAATGCCTCCTTTATATTTGAGTTGGGTAAAATGTTCCAAATAGTACGATTTGTGACATACCAGGCAAAAACATTTTTGAATTGGGCACAATTCCATCAGCAGCAGCCTCGGTCACTTCTGTGTTTGGAATAGCAGCAATCACTCCACTCTGCAATGGAACAAGGATTAATATGCATGAACGCTGGAAAATTTCCAAGTCTTTTTCTGTTCTAGAAATTTATCATTCAGGAAATCTTAAACAAGATGAATTACAGCAGAATCTTATCATCAGCTGCAGCTATAAACCTGTTTTCATTCGAGGCAATCTTCtaaattataaacaataatatttcaTACTATGGAGACATTATTTGGAATCTTCAATTTCTACACAAGTCAATCACAAAAATCAGTCTTGATGACCTTGAGTGCcactatattttctttttggattttGAGCTTTTCGGTCCAATGACAACATGGTATGTTGTGGTTCTGTTTCTAGTGGTGATGATGCCGTataacaccttttttttttacaagttcaAATTCTTACCTCCAAGCAAGCATCAATTTGACCTTCATCATTGAATAAATTTGTGAAAGGCACCGGAATAAACCTGCACATATATTGAGCAATTAGGCAATGGGGGTATTATTTCTGCGTGTACTGTGAAAGGTTCAATTAATTATCCATACCTTTGTTTTGCCTTACAAGCACCTTGGTTCGTAGTAGTCTTTGCTTTCACAGAGCTGTGATGGATACTGGGTTTCTTAACAGAGCTTATAGAACTGGGATTTTTTCCCATAAAAGGAGAATTGAATGCTCCAATTCGTTGTGCACTTTTTGTCTTGCCTTTAGATTCAAGCCAAGCACGCAGTTTGGCCTCCATGTCGACTTTGTCCCTTGGGGTCTCTAGCTTATGAGCTGAGGAAACAAAATTAGAGATGTGCCGCGACCGAGCAGCCAAACTGACAGTATGGACAGATTCCTGGTACTCTCCCGGATTCTGTTATCAAAGAAAAGAGGCTTCCTTGAAATCCCCGTACAAATAAAAACTGGCAGGTAAAggattaaaagaaagaaaaacaaaagccaACGTCCAAGAACATACAAGGCAAGCAACCATTAAAGCAGAGCTTGTTCCTCCAAGAGAGTCCTGTAATATACGGGTCAACTTGCTTTCTCTGTAGGGCACTCGGGGTTTGTTATTGTTCAGTGCAAAAATCACATTCGATAATGCGAACAAGGACTGGTTGATCTTCCCACTCTCTTGGAGGCGAATCCCTTCGTTGCATGCCCTTCTATTGTCTTCATTACCTGGTTAAATAATGCATACAAATCAAAATGGGAAAGATCAGATGCACATTCACATTCACAACCAAACACATACACAATTGGATATGAAAGTAAAATGTGTAGAAACAACCTGCTAGGTCTATGAGGTTCAGCTTTCCGATAACAGTAGCACCAGATCCATCGCCGGAAGGAGTGGAAACAGAAATTACAAGCACCCCATGGCTCCTACTAGAGACATCGTTGAGACCTGTGTGCGCGACTTTCCGCCTCTCAATCCCACAACAAAGCGCCTCGAGGAACTCAGACATCGACTTTACAGGGACCCGAGATAGTCCCCGTAGATGAATGTGCCCATCTTTATCATCCAAAATCGCTATTTCCTTTGCTTTGAGCTCTAAAAGATCATAACATCGGTCCATATAGACCTCGTAATATGAAATCTCTGCCGTGTTTCCTGTGCTTTGGCACAATGAGAGAATTGTAGACATGGCAAGCGGCATTAGTCCTGGCTGCTCATCAGTGCCCTGCAACATAACCCCTGTTTTGAGTAATTCATAAAAAGCAGAATCCCCCTActgaaaggaaatttttttctaaaatacaaCTCGTGGCTTTAATTCCAAATTTCTAGGTtcgttttctttagtttctttccaTAGGTTCTTCCGCGATCTAAACGGAAACCAGAAGACCCTGGTTAATCAAGAAAAACATGGTCACCATAATGCAAGGAATGTTATCTGAAAGAAAACTAACTTGAAGAATTGCTTCTACATTccaagtttattttctttctatttctttCCCTGGGTTTTTCTAGTACCCAAACACAAGATAGCGAGAAGCTAACTTTTTTTGCTTTGTCAAACCTGCATCGTGTAGGTCTTCCCACTCCCGGTAGCCCCATAGGCAAACACCGTAGCGTTGCAGCCATGGAAAATCCCCGGAATCAATGGGCTCACTTCTTTGTAGAAGATCCGACCCAGATTGTTGTCCTCTTGGCCAAAGAAAGAGTCCAACCGGTAGCACTCGTTTCGGCTACACCCATAAATGAAAAAACCCCGTTAGCCCAGAGTTAAAATCGAAGgccaaaaaagataaaagattttcttagtCAAGTTCAAACACCAAAACGCACAAAAAATTTCTTCACAGATTGTAAATGAGAAGCAAAGAGGTATTCACCTGGTTTCTTTATCTTTCAGATAAACGGAAACTTCTTCACCGGAATCGGAATCTTGATCAAGAACTGAAACACATGGTGTCCGGTCACCGTTCTTGTCGTCGATTTCGTGAGGGAGAAAGGGGCGCACCCTCACAATAACTCTGACCTTGGAGATCGCGTTGAGGTTCATGGTCTTTGTCGGAGACTAGGGTAGAAGATTATACGGTGAGGTCTCTGAtaatggggagagagagagagagagagagagagagagagagagaggtgatatTCAACCGTTTTGGGACTgctctaatttttatttgaaagatagGGGCAAGATATTTGACCGTTGGTGCTTGGGAGTTGGGAGGACCGAACCGTTTTATTTTTAACGTTTGCGTTTTGAATTTGAGCGACTCAATGGTATGTTTCTGAGCGTGCAGTTTTATACACGCTGTGTACCTCTCGTGGCTTGGATTTTAGGGATTTCACCATCCACGCTGTCATGTGAAAAGACaaaaaaggccccataaaattttgaaaagacaaAAATTTCAAGACTTAGTTTAATATTACTGTACATGCTGGCCAGTGTGTTAAAATGTGGTGTGCTCCGTAGCACTACTCAGATTATAATCCTAATTTACTGAAGCAAAAGTTATGTGGACAAAGTAGTACAGACATGGAGAGTTTCTGAATTCCAGACTGTGGCGTACAAACCTTCATATGCTTAGAGATCAATTCAAGGTGCTAAAGTGTTAGTACAAGGAGGTCTGATACGGAGAATAGGTAATGGTGCTATAGTTTCTATATGGAAGGATAGATTAATTCTTCAACCTTTGACTTGTACAATTGAGACTCCCCACCTACTGCATTTCCCATCTCAGCAAAGGTACAAGACTTGATTGCTTTTGTTAATTAGAGATAGAATGCAGATATTGTGAAggccaattttttttatgttaatgcTGATGTCATACTACAAATTCCTCTCAGGCCTAGTTTGGTTTTACAAacatttcaaactattttatttgaGTAACCAAATGAAGCCTTAGTATGTTGAATAGTGAAGATACGCATATTTGGTTGTATACTTATTTTGGCACTTTCTTTGTGAAGAGTGCTTATCATTTACCAAAAATGTCAAAAATGCTACTTGATAGAAATTTTGGTGAAACTTCTAATAGACATAATCGAGATATTTTTTGGAAGAAACTATGGAAGCTACCTACTCTAATGGTGGTTAAGGTTTTTATTTGGAAAACGTGTCACAATGATTTACCAACAAGagcaaatttattaataaataaagtgCTTGACTTTGATCTCTATCCCATTTGTGGTTTGGAAGATGTGGTTCGTGCTTTATGGAATTGTGTTGCTGTTGGTGATCTTTGGAGTGTTGGCTGTCGAGAAATTCAGAAGTTGGGTGGCTGAGAGATGGACTTTCTGTCTCTTATGGAGCATATGAGAGAATTTGGCTTAGGAGAAATGCAGTTATATATGAAAACTTCTTTCTTCATCCTACCGTACTTGTTGGACAAGCaattgatcaattacaagaGTTTCAAACTGCCAAAATAGAGAGGGTGCAACACAGCAGTTTAAGGACATATGAACAACATGTTTGGTCACTACCTGTAAGTCCATGGGTCAAGACTAACTGGGATGTAGCTATTAAGAAAGAACACAGTTGGATAGGTATTGAGATTGTgattagggctgagcaccgacgaATCGGAGTCGATATTGGAgtcatccgactccgactccgattatAGATTCGGCCTCCGACTCCGCCTCCGAAGGTGTTAGACTCCGCcaccgacttgtcggagcggagtcggaacggagtcggagttgggcgACGGCGTTGATGGCGTCGGACTTGGCTGGCTGCGATGGCACCGTGCGATGACTGATGACCCAGGTCTGCGATGGCACTGGCGTCGGACTTGGCACCGTGCGATGACTTGGTTTGCCGATTTGGGAAGTTGGGAACTGGGTATGGGGGAGGGAAGAAGGGAAGAAGGGAAGGGGAGGGGAGAATCGATTTCtgaagagtgagagagagaatcgattcggcgcagggggaggggagggaagaaGGGAAGAAGGCTTCGGTGAAGGCGAGGGGAAGGGAAATAGGAATCGAGGGGGGAGGGtgaaaaccctaatgggttgcacagaaacggcaccgtttggggttattttaaccccaaacggcgccgtttgtgGGGGTGGGGGGGAAGTGAAAACCCATTAGGGTTGCACAGAATcggcgccgtttggggttaTTTTAACCCCAAACGACGCCGCTTGTTgttggtggggggggggggggagtgaaaaccattaataataaaaacatattaataagttagtaaaaataaattaataagttagtaaaactatatttaacaagttagtaaaaatatatttacgtaagtaaaaatatatttaagttagtaaaaatatatactattatatatattatatattagtaatacactaatactaatactaatactattagtctattaatatatagtaaattagtaatatttagtaatttatatactatagtctaataactagatagtcatcatagtctagatgtaataactagtaactaataatatctaataacactagttagactagtactaatagataataacttaaagatactaatttaatatacatataactaatattaatatttattaatttatttactatagtctaataactagatagtctagatgtaataactagtaactaataatatgtctataacactagttacactaatactaatagataataacttagaagatattaatttaatatatattaactaatagtatactattatatatatatatattatatattagtaatacactaatactaatactattagtctattaatatatagtaatatttattaacttatttactatagtctaataacttataactagatagtctagatgtaataactagtaactaataatatgtgataacactacactagtactaaattactaatagataataacttaaagatattaatttaatatatacaactaatagtatactattatatatattagtaatttactatatactaatagtctaatactattagtctattagtatatagtaaattagtaatatttattaacttatttactataagtttataactaataactagtgctaattgctagtatattattggatttaactaatgatgttactatatttatatttatatgattactatatagaaaaacacatatattttttataaaatatgtacactaGCGGAGCGGAGTCAgatgcggagtcggagtcggagtcggaataggaagtcggagtcggaggatcggagtcggatcggagcggagtcggagtcggatccgcttggactccgactccgacttttcatgggaaaaaaactccgactccgactccgacaagtcggagtcggagtggagtcggagcggagccggagcggagtcggagtcggagtcggattttcggatttctgctcagccctaattGTGATGAGAAATTCACTGGGAAAGTTTTGGCAATTATGAGAGCACTTGAAGATTTCTGTGCAGATTTCACTTCAGCAGAAGTTAGGGTTGCATTGACTGCTTGTTTGTTTTGTAGAGATTTGGGATTGACTGATGTGATTTTAGAAGTGGATGCTAAAATAGTAGTTGATGTTTTTAATAATTCTTAGGAAAATTTCAGCAAGTATGAGCATCTTGTGGAGGAAATCAAGTTACTCATACAAGGTCCAGCTGCTTGGCAGATTCAGTATGTCAAGAGAGAACTCAATTAAGTGGCACATTCGCTATCAAAAGATGCATTGTTATGTAATTCTATGAGTTGATATGGAATTTGTTTTTAACTGTGTTAGATTAATTGTAATGTTTGAATTGGTTAATGATTAATGAATGAAGGTGTAtttctttaaataataataataataataataatcaagtgGCAGTGAATTAAAAACaacttcattaattaatttgcaaTCAGTTCACACAATACAACCAATCTTAAGTAGATGAGAACATCTTCCATATCAATACAGACAGAATTACAGAGCAATGCATCCTTTGCTAAAAGATGTGCAACTTGATTGAAGTCCTTTATTACATAGTGAATCTGCCAAGTATCATAACCATGTATGAAAAGCTTGATTTCCTCCACTAGATGCCCATACTTACTAAAATTTTCCTGAGAGCTTTtaacaacatcaacaacaacatTAGCATCCCCTTCAAGAATTACATTAGACAAACCCAGATCTATACAAAACAAGCATGCAATAAGTGC
This genomic interval from Carya illinoinensis cultivar Pawnee chromosome 10, C.illinoinensisPawnee_v1, whole genome shotgun sequence contains the following:
- the LOC122279169 gene encoding kinesin-like protein KIN-10B; the encoded protein is MNLNAISKVRVIVRVRPFLPHEIDDKNGDRTPCVSVLDQDSDSGEEVSVYLKDKETSRNECYRLDSFFGQEDNNLGRIFYKEVSPLIPGIFHGCNATVFAYGATGSGKTYTMQGTDEQPGLMPLAMSTILSLCQSTGNTAEISYYEVYMDRCYDLLELKAKEIAILDDKDGHIHLRGLSRVPVKSMSEFLEALCCGIERRKVAHTGLNDVSSRSHGVLVISVSTPSGDGSGATVIGKLNLIDLAGNEDNRRACNEGIRLQESGKINQSLFALSNVIFALNNNKPRVPYRESKLTRILQDSLGGTSSALMVACLNPGEYQESVHTVSLAARSRHISNFVSSAHKLETPRDKVDMEAKLRAWLESKGKTKSAQRIGAFNSPFMGKNPSSISSVKKPSIHHSSVKAKTTTNQGACKAKQRFIPVPFTNLFNDEGQIDACLESGVIAAIPNTEVTEAAADGIVPNSKMFLPDEPLDKEDNIATMHSSANCVGSSPAKAKRYVFKSSREVLSPIDTNVNLKHLEGFSSPDQSYPVLLEPITPKRAFIGTSANKLQTTSTPLDKFSTWSCNLKSSLIQEYIAFLNTASKEELLGLKGIGEKMAEYISELRETSPLKSLSDLEKIGLSSKQVHNLFSRATSGIFDRADDSTPSCSEQLQVGSPRFDM